Proteins from a genomic interval of Ferrovibrio terrae:
- the dnaN gene encoding DNA polymerase III subunit beta: MKLTIERAVLLTALSHVQSVVERRNTIPILSNVLLEAEGDKLALTATDLDIAVVEKHPAKVSKPGATTVAAHTFYDIVRKLPEGAEVELTFTAAEQRLDLRAGRSSFKLSCLPKEDFPVMAAGELPHGFTLPADQLRRLIDKTRFAISTEETRYYLNGIYVHAASSAGVPMLRAVATDGHRLARVESPLPAGAAGMPGVIVPRKTVNELRKLLEGSATEARIELSETKIRFAIGDLVLVSKLIDGAFPEYERVIPRDNDKVMEVDSKAFAAAVDRVATISTEKSRAVKMSLKPEGIELSATSPDQGSASEQLTASYSSAPIEVGYNSRYLLDIAGQIEGENARFLLADALAPTVVRDPSDDGALYVLMPMRV; this comes from the coding sequence ATGAAACTGACCATTGAGCGCGCTGTCCTGCTGACTGCCCTGAGCCATGTCCAGAGTGTGGTGGAGCGCCGCAACACGATCCCGATCCTGTCGAACGTGCTGCTGGAAGCCGAGGGCGACAAGCTGGCGCTGACCGCGACCGACCTTGATATCGCGGTGGTCGAGAAGCACCCCGCCAAGGTGTCGAAGCCCGGCGCCACCACGGTGGCCGCGCATACCTTCTACGACATCGTGCGCAAGCTGCCCGAAGGCGCCGAGGTCGAGCTGACCTTCACGGCGGCCGAACAGCGCCTCGACCTGCGCGCCGGCCGCTCCAGCTTCAAGCTGAGCTGCCTGCCGAAGGAAGACTTCCCCGTCATGGCCGCCGGCGAGCTGCCGCACGGCTTCACGCTGCCGGCCGACCAGCTGCGCCGCCTGATCGACAAGACGCGCTTCGCCATCTCCACGGAAGAAACCCGCTACTACCTCAACGGCATCTACGTGCATGCGGCCAGCAGCGCCGGCGTGCCGATGCTGCGCGCGGTCGCCACCGACGGCCATCGCCTGGCCCGCGTGGAATCGCCGCTGCCGGCCGGTGCCGCCGGCATGCCCGGCGTGATCGTGCCGCGCAAGACGGTGAACGAGCTGCGCAAGCTGCTGGAAGGCAGCGCCACCGAAGCCCGCATCGAACTGAGCGAGACCAAGATCCGCTTCGCCATCGGCGATCTGGTGCTGGTGTCGAAGCTGATCGACGGCGCCTTCCCCGAATACGAGCGCGTGATTCCGCGCGACAATGACAAGGTGATGGAAGTCGACAGCAAGGCCTTTGCCGCCGCCGTCGACCGCGTCGCCACCATCTCGACCGAGAAGAGCCGCGCGGTGAAGATGTCGCTGAAGCCGGAAGGCATCGAGCTGTCGGCCACCAGCCCGGACCAGGGCTCGGCCTCTGAACAGCTCACGGCTTCCTACAGCTCGGCGCCGATCGAGGTCGGCTACAATTCGCGCTACCTGCTCGACATTGCCGGGCAGATCGAAGGCGAGAATGCCCGCTTCCTGCTGGCTGACGCGCTGGCGCCCACCGTTGTGCGCGATCCGAGCGACGACGGTGCGCTCTATGTGCTGATGCCGATGCGAGTGTGA
- the recF gene encoding DNA replication/repair protein RecF (All proteins in this family for which functions are known are DNA-binding proteins that assist the filamentation of RecA onto DNA for the initiation of recombination or recombinational repair.) produces the protein MARSAVRVAEQSYEGVTTGGIAVLSLKLRDFRNYPELHLRLNGGPVVLTGPNGAGKTNILEALSFLSPGRGLRRARLSDVSRSDCGSNVKWVAQADLASCVGPVAIGTGLADGGDDEGAERRVVRINGEAVSSANGLVEYLDVVWLTPQMDRLFVEGLSTRRRFMDRLVYGLDGGHARQVAAYEKAMRERNRLLKNGGADPAWLAALESQMAEHGVAVAAARRDGLARIEAGMALAAGVFPKARLAAQGTVEAWLVEMPALAVEERLRKLLAERRGIDRDAGAATEGPHRSDMAVWHADKDQPAAQCSTGEQKALLIAITLANARLIRARRGIAPLMLLDEVSAHLDVRRRTALYEELLSGGGQVWLTGTDEDLFAGLTGHAEFFTVSDGVVAPRTVFS, from the coding sequence TTGGCACGCAGCGCGGTCCGGGTTGCGGAACAGTCGTATGAAGGTGTTACGACAGGCGGCATCGCAGTCCTGTCGCTGAAGCTGCGCGACTTCCGCAATTACCCCGAGCTGCATCTGCGCCTGAATGGCGGCCCGGTGGTGCTGACCGGACCGAATGGCGCCGGCAAGACCAATATCCTCGAGGCGCTGTCTTTCCTCAGCCCCGGCCGCGGTCTGCGCCGCGCCAGGCTTTCGGATGTCAGCCGCAGCGACTGCGGCAGCAACGTCAAATGGGTGGCGCAGGCCGATCTGGCCAGCTGCGTCGGTCCGGTCGCCATCGGCACCGGTCTGGCCGACGGCGGCGATGACGAGGGCGCCGAGCGCCGCGTCGTGCGCATCAACGGCGAGGCGGTGTCGAGCGCCAACGGCCTGGTCGAGTATCTGGACGTGGTCTGGCTGACGCCGCAGATGGACCGCCTGTTTGTCGAAGGCCTGTCCACGCGGCGGCGCTTCATGGATCGCCTGGTCTATGGCCTGGATGGCGGTCATGCCCGCCAGGTGGCGGCCTATGAAAAGGCGATGCGCGAACGCAATCGCCTTTTGAAGAACGGCGGCGCCGATCCGGCCTGGCTGGCGGCGCTGGAAAGCCAGATGGCCGAGCATGGCGTGGCGGTGGCGGCCGCAAGACGTGATGGTCTGGCCCGCATCGAGGCCGGCATGGCGCTGGCAGCCGGCGTGTTTCCCAAGGCGCGGCTCGCGGCGCAGGGCACAGTCGAAGCCTGGCTGGTCGAGATGCCGGCGCTGGCCGTGGAAGAAAGACTGCGCAAGCTGCTGGCCGAACGGCGCGGCATCGACCGCGACGCGGGTGCCGCCACCGAAGGCCCGCATCGCAGCGACATGGCGGTGTGGCATGCCGACAAGGACCAGCCGGCCGCGCAATGCTCGACCGGCGAACAGAAGGCGCTGCTGATCGCGATCACGCTGGCCAATGCGCGGCTGATCCGGGCGCGGCGCGGCATTGCGCCGCTGATGCTGCTGGACGAAGTGTCGGCGCATCTCGATGTCAGGCGCCGCACGGCGCTTTACGAGGAACTGCTCAGCGGCGGCGGGCAGGTCTGGCTGACCGGCACGGACGAGGACCTGTTCGCAGGCCTGACCGGCCATGCGGAATTTTTCACGGTGAGCGACGGCGTTGTGGCGCCGCGGACCGTTTTTAGTTGA
- the gyrB gene encoding DNA topoisomerase (ATP-hydrolyzing) subunit B — protein MSEPVNPQGNEGNGENYDSSSIKVLKGLDAVRKRPGMYIGDTDDGTGLHHMVYEVVDNAIDEALAGYCDEAYVGLNPDGSVTVRDNGRGIPVDIHPEEGVSAAEVIMTQLHAGGKFDQNSYKVSGGLHGVGVSVVNALSVTLDLRIWRGGKAYHMRFRHGEAEAPLAVVGEAEGKRGTEVTFLPSSETFTKTEFDYATLEHRLRELAFLNNGVKIVLEDLRGVEPKRTELRYDGGVEAFVAYLDRNKTPLHKPPIAIRGEREGISIEVALEWNDGYHETMLCFTNNIPQRDGGTHLAGFRGALTRCINNYATETGVLKKEKVAITGEDSREGLTCVLSVKVPDPKFSSQTKDKLVSSEVRPAVESMVTDLLSNWLEEHPQEARQIIGKVVEAAAAREAARKARELTRRKGALDISSLPGKLADCQERDPAKSELFLVEGDSAGGSAKQGRNRANQAVLPLRGKILNVERARFDKMLSSQEIGTLITALGTGIGHDDFDVAKLRYHKIIIMTDADVDGAHIRTLLLTFFFRQMKPLIDAGHLYIAQPPLYKIKRGQSERYLKDEAALEDFLISEGIDGAVLNLHDGNQRAGDDLKTLLDHARMARALLTAIGKRYNPWVVEHAAILGMLQADLVTDPAKAEALASRLNQMTPDLERGWVAEAVGDGTLMVKRALRGYTESYVLDGQLFRSAEARKLNDMARELQATYLQPAELRRKDEKHVIRGPLDLLERVQATGKRGITMQRYKGLGEMNPDQLWETTLDTEARSLLQVRIDHAEDADNVFETLMGDVVEPRREFIQGNALNVVNLDI, from the coding sequence ATGAGCGAACCAGTGAACCCGCAGGGCAACGAAGGCAACGGCGAGAATTACGATTCCTCGTCCATCAAGGTGCTGAAGGGCCTGGATGCGGTGCGCAAGCGCCCGGGCATGTATATCGGCGACACCGATGACGGCACCGGCCTGCACCACATGGTCTACGAAGTGGTCGACAACGCCATCGACGAGGCGCTGGCCGGCTATTGCGACGAAGCCTATGTCGGCCTCAACCCCGATGGCTCGGTGACGGTGCGCGACAACGGCCGCGGCATTCCGGTCGATATCCATCCGGAAGAAGGCGTGTCGGCGGCCGAGGTCATCATGACCCAGCTGCATGCCGGCGGTAAGTTCGACCAGAATTCCTACAAGGTGTCGGGCGGCCTGCACGGCGTCGGCGTCTCGGTGGTGAACGCGCTGTCGGTCACGCTCGACCTGCGCATCTGGCGCGGCGGCAAGGCCTATCACATGCGCTTCCGTCATGGCGAAGCCGAAGCGCCGCTGGCCGTGGTGGGCGAGGCCGAGGGCAAGCGCGGCACGGAAGTCACCTTCCTGCCGTCGTCGGAAACCTTCACGAAGACCGAATTCGATTACGCCACGCTGGAACATCGCCTGCGCGAGCTGGCCTTCCTCAACAACGGCGTGAAGATCGTGCTGGAAGACCTGCGCGGCGTCGAGCCGAAGCGCACCGAGCTGCGCTACGACGGCGGCGTCGAGGCTTTCGTGGCCTATCTCGACCGCAACAAGACACCGCTGCACAAGCCGCCGATCGCCATCCGTGGCGAGCGCGAGGGCATCAGCATCGAAGTGGCGCTGGAATGGAACGACGGCTATCACGAGACGATGCTGTGTTTCACCAACAACATCCCGCAGCGCGATGGCGGCACGCATCTGGCCGGCTTCCGTGGTGCGCTGACCCGCTGCATCAACAACTACGCCACCGAAACCGGCGTGCTGAAGAAGGAAAAGGTGGCGATCACCGGTGAAGACTCGCGCGAAGGCCTGACCTGCGTTCTGTCCGTGAAGGTCCCCGATCCGAAATTCTCGTCGCAGACCAAGGACAAGCTGGTGTCGTCGGAAGTGCGCCCGGCGGTGGAAAGCATGGTCACGGATCTGCTGTCCAACTGGCTGGAAGAGCATCCGCAGGAAGCCCGCCAGATCATCGGCAAGGTGGTGGAAGCCGCCGCCGCGCGTGAAGCGGCCCGCAAGGCGCGCGAACTGACGCGCCGCAAGGGCGCGCTGGACATTTCGTCGCTGCCCGGAAAGCTGGCGGATTGCCAGGAGCGCGATCCGGCCAAATCCGAACTCTTCCTCGTCGAGGGTGACTCGGCGGGCGGCTCGGCGAAACAGGGCCGCAACCGCGCCAACCAGGCCGTGCTGCCGTTGCGCGGCAAGATCCTCAATGTCGAGCGCGCGCGCTTTGACAAGATGCTGTCATCGCAGGAAATCGGCACGCTGATCACGGCGCTGGGCACCGGCATCGGGCATGACGATTTCGATGTGGCCAAACTGCGCTATCACAAGATCATTATCATGACCGACGCCGACGTGGACGGCGCCCATATCCGCACCCTGCTGCTCACCTTCTTCTTCCGCCAGATGAAGCCGCTGATCGATGCGGGGCATCTGTATATCGCGCAGCCGCCGCTCTACAAGATCAAGCGCGGCCAGTCGGAGCGCTACCTGAAGGACGAGGCCGCGCTGGAAGACTTCCTGATCAGCGAAGGCATTGATGGCGCCGTGCTCAACCTGCACGACGGCAACCAGCGCGCCGGCGATGACCTCAAGACGCTGCTGGATCATGCCCGCATGGCCCGCGCGCTGCTGACGGCGATCGGCAAGCGCTATAATCCCTGGGTGGTCGAACATGCCGCCATTCTCGGCATGCTGCAGGCCGATCTGGTGACCGATCCGGCCAAGGCCGAGGCGCTCGCCAGTCGCCTGAACCAGATGACGCCGGACCTGGAGCGCGGCTGGGTGGCCGAAGCCGTGGGCGATGGCACCTTGATGGTGAAGCGCGCGCTGCGCGGCTATACCGAAAGCTATGTGCTGGATGGCCAGCTGTTCCGCTCGGCCGAGGCGCGCAAGCTCAACGACATGGCGCGCGAGCTGCAGGCCACCTATCTGCAGCCGGCCGAACTGCGCCGCAAGGACGAGAAGCATGTGATCCGCGGCCCGCTCGATCTGCTCGAGCGCGTGCAGGCCACCGGCAAGCGCGGCATCACCATGCAGCGCTACAAGGGCCTGGGCGAGATGAATCCGGACCAGCTGTGGGAGACCACGCTGGACACCGAGGCGCGCAGCCTGCTGCAGGTGCGGATCGACCACGCCGAAGACGCCGACAACGTGTTCGAGACCCTGATGGGCGATGTTGTCGAGCCGCGCCGCGAATTCATCCAGGGCAATGCGCTGAATGTGGTGAACCTGGATATTTGA
- a CDS encoding toll/interleukin-1 receptor domain-containing protein: MTIDAAIPTPALPEPRDILFISKATPGDDDFALWLAPRLEAAGFKVFADILNLTGGDIWRRVVTNTLQAKSVKMLLCCSDDTLGRQGVLEEIDIACQVSKDIKDETFIIPLRLKPYKKIFGIANLNYVNFVPSWADGLDSLLETLKRRGIRPNPDSIQINPNWELYRKRLSIKLLPEPERLTSNWLRVAEAPDAIHYFEPVGSIDRDLMYEQCAQLSFPNEPWAHGFFALTSLEEVNRSFSGLVTFKLAASIGLDEFQKNGSEYLGIRGQDASNKLMSMLRRAWIKMCEEKGLIRYEYSGSTGFHIGEQQAGIGKQISWGRQGERHRSMLRNVARGHVWQYGVTATPNFWPFPHFKLKSRVLFASYVDDKMGDVLGDPQKQHKLRRSVCKGWRNKQWHGRLRAFLELMCGESSYIRIPVGHETFIKLDPSPVLFTSPVSTYLPDEEDGDAEEADETTLGRPDPEEEED; encoded by the coding sequence ATGACGATAGACGCAGCCATCCCCACACCCGCTTTGCCTGAACCGCGGGATATTCTATTCATCAGCAAGGCGACGCCCGGCGATGATGATTTCGCGTTGTGGCTGGCGCCTCGTCTTGAGGCGGCGGGCTTCAAAGTGTTCGCAGACATTTTGAACCTGACAGGTGGAGACATCTGGCGACGAGTGGTCACCAATACGCTTCAAGCCAAATCGGTAAAAATGCTGCTGTGCTGCAGCGACGACACTTTGGGCCGCCAAGGTGTACTGGAGGAAATAGATATTGCCTGTCAGGTATCAAAGGATATCAAAGATGAGACTTTCATCATTCCGCTTCGGCTGAAGCCCTACAAGAAGATCTTCGGTATCGCAAACCTGAATTATGTGAACTTTGTCCCGAGCTGGGCGGATGGCTTGGATAGCCTTCTTGAGACTTTGAAGCGTCGCGGAATAAGGCCGAACCCCGACAGCATTCAAATCAACCCGAACTGGGAGCTTTATAGGAAGCGGCTTTCGATAAAGCTGTTGCCTGAACCAGAACGCCTCACATCAAATTGGCTTCGGGTTGCTGAGGCGCCGGACGCAATACATTATTTTGAGCCCGTCGGCTCGATCGACCGGGATCTAATGTACGAGCAGTGTGCCCAGTTGTCGTTTCCGAACGAACCATGGGCGCATGGCTTCTTTGCTTTGACCTCCCTTGAAGAAGTCAATCGGTCCTTCAGCGGGCTGGTAACCTTCAAATTGGCCGCCAGCATCGGCCTCGATGAATTTCAAAAGAATGGAAGTGAGTATCTTGGAATTCGCGGTCAGGACGCCTCGAACAAATTGATGTCTATGCTACGGCGGGCATGGATCAAGATGTGCGAGGAGAAAGGGCTGATACGTTACGAGTATTCCGGTAGTACGGGCTTTCACATTGGTGAGCAGCAAGCTGGAATTGGGAAGCAGATTTCTTGGGGGCGGCAGGGCGAACGTCACCGGTCGATGCTTCGCAATGTGGCCCGTGGGCATGTTTGGCAATACGGGGTAACGGCAACGCCCAATTTTTGGCCGTTCCCACATTTCAAACTCAAGTCTCGCGTTCTGTTCGCATCTTACGTCGACGACAAAATGGGGGACGTTCTGGGCGATCCCCAAAAGCAACACAAGCTACGTCGATCTGTTTGCAAAGGATGGCGTAACAAACAGTGGCACGGACGTCTTCGGGCGTTCCTCGAGCTGATGTGTGGTGAATCGTCTTATATCCGTATCCCTGTGGGTCATGAGACCTTCATCAAACTGGACCCTTCGCCAGTTTTGTTTACGTCTCCGGTAAGCACCTACCTCCCAGATGAAGAAGACGGCGATGCGGAGGAGGCCGATGAGACAACACTCGGTCGGCCGGACCCGGAAGAGGAGGAAGACTGA
- a CDS encoding argonaute/piwi family protein: MEYPEKSLRVLHLEEPGLEFGFKQVTAHPKDGLHLYGPYKRPKRTREIRLGVIGTNKGLDHFRTWANAIRGVVSVPEPGPREKKDRLHLATFPGLEEALSITFNDDATTFHSISESELEQATLIINHHEAVSKTASLYANVAISHLANDERTVDVWLLVVPEIVYERCRPLSKRTGLTLVPGGFKKKQKARVSMPLFGDSLDEPGEHVFDDTPDFHRHIKASFLGIAPTQVLRETTLAPEAFLNTKGYPVRKTQDRATKAWNVATGLYYKTQADPPWRLANIREGVCYIGLVFKDLPNDKNKHACCAAQMFLREGDGVVFRGANGPWKTNDYEHHLTRSEASNLIKQVLDAYREEHGTPKELFIHGRTKFNDEEWAAFENAVPAETNIVGVRITTGKGENKLFRDGDYPVLRGTALIQDERNALLWSTGYIPQLDTYIGPETPNPLSITILRSKANRMPKIEDVLEDILGLTKINYNSCNFNDGLPVTVRFANMVGDILTMGSAKSVKKQPFKFYV; the protein is encoded by the coding sequence ATGGAATATCCAGAGAAATCTTTGCGGGTATTGCATCTGGAAGAGCCGGGGTTGGAGTTCGGCTTTAAGCAGGTCACGGCTCACCCAAAGGATGGCCTCCACCTCTATGGCCCTTATAAGCGGCCAAAGCGGACAAGGGAGATACGTCTAGGCGTAATTGGCACCAACAAAGGGCTTGATCATTTTCGCACTTGGGCGAACGCAATACGTGGTGTTGTTAGCGTTCCAGAGCCTGGCCCAAGAGAGAAGAAAGACCGCCTGCACCTCGCAACATTTCCGGGGTTAGAAGAGGCTCTTTCGATTACGTTCAACGATGACGCAACGACATTTCATTCAATCTCAGAAAGTGAACTTGAGCAGGCGACACTTATTATTAACCACCACGAGGCTGTTAGTAAGACGGCGTCCCTTTACGCAAATGTTGCCATTTCGCATCTCGCAAACGACGAGCGCACGGTTGATGTGTGGCTGCTGGTAGTACCCGAAATTGTCTATGAGCGGTGTCGGCCACTGTCGAAGCGGACCGGGCTCACATTGGTGCCCGGAGGCTTCAAAAAGAAGCAGAAGGCGCGCGTCAGCATGCCACTATTTGGTGATTCGCTTGACGAGCCGGGTGAGCATGTTTTCGACGATACGCCAGACTTTCACAGGCATATCAAGGCGAGCTTTCTAGGTATTGCGCCCACCCAGGTATTGCGAGAGACCACACTCGCACCGGAAGCGTTCCTGAACACGAAGGGCTATCCGGTTCGGAAGACACAAGACCGGGCTACCAAGGCTTGGAATGTTGCAACAGGCCTTTATTACAAAACGCAGGCGGATCCACCTTGGCGGCTTGCAAATATCCGGGAGGGTGTTTGCTACATCGGTCTTGTATTTAAGGATTTGCCCAACGACAAGAACAAGCATGCTTGCTGTGCCGCTCAGATGTTTTTGCGTGAAGGGGACGGTGTCGTCTTTCGCGGAGCCAATGGGCCTTGGAAGACCAATGATTATGAACATCATCTCACTCGAAGTGAGGCCTCGAACTTAATAAAGCAGGTTTTGGATGCCTATCGTGAGGAGCATGGAACACCGAAAGAGTTGTTTATTCACGGCCGCACGAAGTTCAATGATGAAGAATGGGCGGCCTTTGAGAATGCGGTGCCAGCAGAGACAAACATTGTTGGTGTTCGTATCACGACGGGCAAGGGTGAGAACAAGTTGTTCCGGGACGGAGACTACCCAGTCCTAAGGGGTACAGCGCTCATTCAGGACGAGAGGAACGCGCTGCTTTGGTCGACGGGATACATTCCCCAGCTTGACACCTACATTGGGCCTGAAACGCCAAATCCACTGTCTATAACTATCTTACGCAGCAAGGCTAATCGCATGCCCAAGATAGAAGATGTTTTGGAAGACATTCTGGGGCTAACGAAGATCAACTACAATTCGTGCAACTTCAATGATGGACTTCCAGTAACGGTGCGCTTCGCCAACATGGTCGGTGATATCTTGACGATGGGTTCCGCCAAGTCCGTGAAGAAGCAGCCGTTTAAGTTCTACGTTTGA
- a CDS encoding DUF4286 family protein, translating into MQGNGFLAIWSDVSSAQETDYLHWLTREHTEERLGVQGFIAVRVFKALLDGVHRFLIVYELESEAALAGQPYLDRLNAPTPWSQRIMPILGNFARGGGRRIASAGSGRGGIVAALRLAAQDLPGEDLLHALVAGDRIVAAHLLRTDQARTGIKTGEKGLRANDGSFDGLLLVEGLDQAAVRAALTAAGLDRHAPPQLYAQVFALG; encoded by the coding sequence ATGCAAGGCAACGGCTTTCTCGCCATCTGGAGCGACGTTTCATCCGCGCAGGAAACCGACTACCTGCACTGGCTGACGCGCGAGCACACCGAGGAGCGCCTCGGCGTGCAGGGCTTCATCGCCGTGCGCGTGTTCAAGGCGCTGCTCGATGGCGTCCACCGCTTCCTGATCGTCTACGAGCTTGAGAGCGAGGCCGCGCTGGCCGGCCAGCCCTATCTCGACCGGCTGAATGCGCCCACGCCCTGGTCGCAGCGCATCATGCCGATCCTGGGCAATTTCGCGCGCGGCGGCGGCCGGCGCATCGCCTCGGCGGGCAGCGGACGTGGCGGGATCGTCGCGGCACTCCGTCTCGCGGCGCAGGACCTGCCGGGCGAGGACCTGCTCCACGCGCTGGTCGCCGGCGACCGCATTGTGGCGGCCCATCTGCTGCGCACCGATCAGGCGCGCACCGGCATCAAGACCGGCGAAAAGGGCCTGCGCGCCAATGACGGCTCCTTCGATGGCCTGCTGCTGGTCGAGGGGCTGGACCAGGCGGCTGTGCGCGCCGCGCTGACGGCCGCTGGCCTCGATAGGCACGCGCCGCCGCAGCTTTATGCGCAGGTCTTCGCGCTGGGCTGA
- a CDS encoding helix-turn-helix domain-containing protein encodes MSAIAVVSTSAVAPADRLALWGNFVGRHIGHLQSDTFGDRHFDGRLELGDIGGLKLCRIIASRHRVVRTPNQILRDDRGYVKIVAQIEGAGRFEQASRKLVLTPGEWSMYDTTRTYTVSNPEPINQLALLLPRERLTRLGLNMEQLAVQRFSGKHGVGRLVYDLLSSAFAELPVLAGPRGGEEFADTMANLVRLAVLDQMGVQSDAGIRETTRDRVKAFIHANLQDPLLSLDRVAAAVGCSKRNLHKMFALEDETLNTHIWNCRLDRIRHDLANPALLQQSITEIAFAWGFNSSTHFSRSFRERYGVAPRAYRTMVHRDGAYWAVANKTPV; translated from the coding sequence GTGAGCGCGATTGCGGTGGTATCCACCTCAGCCGTCGCGCCGGCCGACAGGCTGGCGCTGTGGGGCAACTTTGTCGGCCGCCATATCGGCCATCTGCAATCCGACACCTTCGGCGACCGGCATTTCGACGGCCGGCTGGAACTGGGCGACATCGGCGGGCTGAAACTCTGCCGCATCATCGCCAGCCGGCATCGCGTGGTGCGCACCCCGAACCAGATCCTGCGCGACGACCGCGGCTATGTGAAGATCGTCGCCCAGATCGAGGGCGCCGGCCGCTTCGAGCAGGCCAGCCGCAAGCTGGTGCTGACGCCGGGCGAGTGGAGCATGTATGACACCACGCGCACCTACACGGTTTCCAATCCCGAGCCGATCAACCAGCTGGCGCTGCTGCTGCCGCGCGAGCGCCTGACGCGGCTGGGCCTCAACATGGAACAGCTGGCGGTGCAGCGTTTCTCCGGCAAGCATGGCGTCGGCCGCCTGGTCTACGACCTGCTGTCGTCGGCCTTCGCCGAACTGCCGGTGCTGGCCGGCCCGCGCGGCGGCGAGGAATTCGCCGACACCATGGCGAATCTCGTGCGGCTCGCCGTGCTGGACCAGATGGGCGTGCAAAGCGACGCCGGCATCCGCGAGACCACGCGCGACCGGGTGAAGGCCTTCATCCATGCCAACCTGCAGGACCCGCTGCTGTCGCTCGACCGCGTCGCCGCCGCCGTGGGCTGTTCCAAGCGCAACCTGCACAAGATGTTCGCGCTCGAGGACGAGACGCTGAACACCCATATCTGGAACTGCCGGCTCGACCGCATCCGCCACGACCTGGCCAACCCTGCCCTGCTGCAGCAGTCGATCACCGAGATCGCCTTTGCCTGGGGCTTCAACTCCTCGACCCATTTCAGCCGCAGCTTCCGCGAAAGATACGGCGTGGCGCCGCGCGCCTACCGCACCATGGTGCATCGCGACGGCGCCTACTGGGCGGTGGCCAACAAGACGCCCGTGTAA
- a CDS encoding amino acid ABC transporter substrate-binding protein encodes MTRRTILATALAAGLVGSLSLLAAPLPAFAQDKIKIGYAISKTGPNAGGANITQIPNYQLWFKELNDKGGLMIGGKRVPIEVVEYDDRSNSEEAVRAVERLITQDKVDLLLPPWGTGLNLAVGPVFNKHGYPQLTFSAVTDQAPALVKRWPNSFWFLGTSVQYIDALVELLSKQQKAGKINANVAMISVADGFGIDLSKAARDGLTKAGFKLAMDKSYPVGTQDMSPLISEAQRSGADTFIAFSYPPDTVAINDQAKVASFAPKVMFTGVGTGFPLFPQRFGANAEGIMSLGGWDPNNAGTAEYRKKHVAMHSRDPDYWGSQLGYVSLQMLEQAVERVGKIDRAAIVKELQTGTFDTVLGKFKLVDNMPPKGTYAYIGQWQNGFFTGVAPAGANMKEMVIPKPAWK; translated from the coding sequence ATGACACGCAGAACCATACTGGCGACCGCCCTGGCCGCCGGCCTTGTCGGCAGCCTGTCGCTGCTGGCCGCGCCGCTGCCGGCTTTCGCGCAGGACAAGATCAAGATCGGCTACGCCATTTCCAAGACCGGGCCCAACGCCGGCGGCGCCAACATCACGCAGATTCCGAACTACCAGCTCTGGTTCAAGGAGCTGAACGACAAGGGCGGCCTGATGATCGGCGGCAAGCGCGTCCCGATCGAAGTCGTCGAATACGACGACCGTTCGAATTCCGAAGAGGCCGTGCGCGCCGTCGAGCGCCTGATCACGCAGGACAAGGTCGATCTGCTGCTGCCGCCCTGGGGCACCGGCCTCAACCTCGCGGTTGGCCCGGTCTTCAACAAGCATGGCTATCCGCAGCTGACCTTCAGCGCCGTGACCGACCAGGCGCCGGCGCTGGTCAAGCGCTGGCCGAACAGCTTCTGGTTCCTCGGCACCAGCGTGCAGTATATCGACGCCCTGGTCGAACTGCTGTCCAAGCAGCAGAAGGCCGGCAAGATCAACGCCAATGTCGCCATGATCAGCGTGGCCGACGGCTTCGGCATTGATCTGTCCAAGGCGGCCCGCGACGGCCTGACCAAGGCCGGCTTCAAGCTGGCGATGGACAAGAGCTATCCGGTCGGCACGCAGGACATGTCGCCGCTGATCAGCGAAGCGCAGCGCTCCGGCGCCGATACCTTCATCGCCTTCAGCTATCCGCCGGATACGGTCGCGATCAACGACCAGGCCAAGGTGGCGAGCTTCGCGCCGAAGGTGATGTTCACCGGCGTCGGCACCGGCTTCCCGCTGTTCCCGCAGCGCTTCGGCGCCAATGCCGAGGGCATCATGTCGCTGGGCGGCTGGGACCCGAACAATGCCGGCACGGCGGAATACCGCAAGAAGCATGTCGCCATGCATAGCCGCGATCCGGATTACTGGGGCAGCCAGCTTGGTTATGTCTCGCTGCAGATGCTGGAACAGGCAGTGGAACGTGTCGGCAAGATCGACCGCGCGGCGATCGTGAAAGAACTCCAGACCGGCACTTTCGATACCGTGCTGGGCAAGTTCAAGCTGGTCGACAATATGCCGCCGAAGGGCACCTACGCCTATATCGGCCAGTGGCAGAACGGCTTCTTCACCGGTGTTGCGCCTGCGGGCGCCAACATGAAGGAGATGGTGATCCCGAAGCCGGCCTGGAAGTAA